The DNA sequence AGGGGTAATAATCTCATTACACAATTTGATtagttgtattttttaaatatttcctGACAAAAGGTGTTTAATCAATTCTAAATCCAACTAATTGCTGGCACAGATATCATATGATCTATGGTCCAGAAGCACCAATTTATTtggatttcataaaataaaaccAAATCTAAAGTCTAGAGCATTTTCacgaatataatttttaaattaaaaatgcaaATTTAAAAGAGATGAGTATTCACCCTTTTAATTTTGCTCTTATTCgtagtttattttgtttttacggTTTAAGTAAAAtgtgaaaataaaaaagtaacaaatattgtttttattgttttctttttttcccctGCAAAATCCTTGTTTTCTCAAAAGGGTATTTTGGCACAAGTAAAACAATCAAGAGACACAACCACCATATGTTGATTAAAAAGCCAAAAATTGGAAAGTAAAACAAAGATCATTGCTATTGATGAACACCAAATAGATAATAAGATCGAAAATGGGAAGCAATGCTTGTTTTATGCAAAAAGAATGCAACGATTTCTTTTCATCTTGATCTTGGACAATTTCAGAGCTCCATGATACAATAATAAATCTTTGTTAAGTGAAGTGAGTGATCATTAAGACCAAAAGCAACCTCTTAAAACATTTTAGCTAAatcttttttgttcttttaatcAAGACATGGTTAAAGAATGTCCACTTCCAGAGTCAGACAAAATCCTCTCAATTTCTAATTTCCTGGAAAGTGGTTAACCGTATTTAACAATTCACTTGATTTCTTTATACCGTACTTCCGTAACAGTAAACACAGCAAAATATAAAGATCCATCCTATTTATCAAGTATCAACTACAACAGATGGGACATTCATTAATTACGTAAACATATGCGCGAACACCTAAAAACTCAAACCCGGGCAAATAATATCCACAGCTGATATTATTGGACAAAACGTGCTTACAAAAATTATGATCCATAACAATGGCTTGGATCATGATTCATGAAGAACATCCTaccaatataataattaatactactgctgctactactaGTACTACCTGACTAATAATAAGCATCTGCCAACAACCAGAAATCCTCTCGTGACTGTAAAATACTTATTTACAGCTTTAATCTTTGAAGACAACCAAAAGGGAGGAAGGAAGAGCAATTACATGGCTTCTGGCTAGCTATTAGAGCCTAAGCACATCAACATGTATTTACATCTAAAGAGAAGCCACGTTTACTCTCTTTCCTCTGTAAAACTGAACAACAGATGTACAAAAGCAACTGGATACTTCATGTTCTTCGCAACTGCCGCTGCTGATTAGTATCGCTTTTTCGTTTCCTCACCATGAACCATTTTAGGACGTTGGTTACCTTTCTCCATCTCCTCTGAGCTTTACCGATGGCAACGGATGAGCGCGTCAGCATGAAGCTATCCACAGCGCTCTGCAAATCTTGATCGGTATCGAAAAAACGCAGATGATCTTCGTCTCCAAATGCATGGGCCATTGGATCTGGGTCGCAGATCAGAGTGCTGGCAACCTGGTGGACCGGAAAACCAAGACTAGTAGGATCATATCTTAAGCCCATGCTGTCGAAGTTCGGCAAGCAGAAGTCATCCAAGGCACTGGTGCCTCCAACAGAATAAATGGATGACATGATATCCGGAGAAGAGGCACTTGCTGGTGTGTAAGTGGGACCTTCAGTCTTTTGAGGAGCCAAAAGTTTGTTGGCACTGGATCCCTCGGTATTTGGTGAGCTCTCGGAGTAAAGAACATTGGTTAGATGTGAAGAACCCTCCAAAAGAGATGCTTCATCTTCATAAGAGGAAATTTTTTCGCCTTGTTTAATTGCGGAAATGACCAATTCTTGAGCATCAGCCTGATAATGAAATGCATCTAAAGTAAGTATTATAAAGAAACGaaaaaggaaaggggagagaatAAAGGAAGTAAAGAAGTTAGCAGAGGAGAATGCCTTTTCAGTTTCCGACAACTTATGTACCGGGACATACTCACACTCAGAGAGTAGTCCCGTGACTTGTCCCACAGCATTGAAGACCACACCAGCTTTCTGTTGAGAGGGGGGAGGGAAGTAAACATGCCTCGTGGTATCAATTGTACAAGTTCGAGCATGCTCCACAGTTATTTCCCACATCTTTGCAGACATTCCAGTGCCCAGTATCTGCACATTCCAAGCAATGAATTTATTCAGTTTCCTAAATAAACCAAGACATAAAGTATTGCCAGAAATGATGAAAATGCTCATTAATTCAGAACAATGGATGACCGAAGATGTGATGTAAAGTTATTAAGATCAGATGTCTTTGACAATGTTTTTTTCCCATTTAGTGCAAAtatgccagtaacaagcatgggaCATCCTCGTCACCATGGTGGTGTAATGGTGTCTAACATAATAAAATAGATgcataccaaaaaaaaaagccaTGGACGTTTTTTTTCCcctcaacaacaacaaagccttgtcccactaagtggggtcggctatcCCCTCAAATcctttaaatgaaaaaaataaaataaataaaaatcaaacacgAACAAATGTAGAAGAAGCTCAACAACACACGGGTAAGGTTCACTgactagaagttgcagaaaatGTATATATAAAGAGAGATTAAAATACTGCTCGAGTAATTCTTACACTGCGTAGCTTTGCAGGATCCAGATTCAGAAGTGTAAGAAAATCTTTCACGCTGTAGATCTTTTCCCGACTCAGACGTTTGTGGAAAGCTCCATCCTTGCCTATCTTCTCCAGTCTCCAAACTTCATCAAACAGATTAGGAGGGTGGTGCTTCTTGTACACTGCAtgggaaaataataaatttacagatacaTGATAGAAAGTTCATTCATTTATACCATCACTTATTGATATAGGTGAGCAAGTCCAAGACTAGTAAGCATCCTTAAGTTTAAAACTATATTTTCCAGTTAACGAGGTTTAGATAATCAAATCCAACATTTCAAATAAATAACAACTATATTGTTGCTtttcatttatttgtttattagacACTCCTGGTCCAAATATGTCTGTCGAAAACCCGACCTCATAGCATCTATTAAGTAGAACTAGTTTATATAGAGAAACTCACATTCTCCTCGGTGATCCCTAACAATGAATGACTCTGTCTTTGCTTCTCTTATTCTAACACCATCAAAGTTGTCCACAACTTTTGCACCAAGCCTAAACCTACGGCTCCTTGTCCAGCTTGAGTTATCTGTAAATGAAATTTCACCAACCATACCAGTCCCATCTTTAAGATATACAGCTACATCTCCAGTAAGGAGGGGtttttttccttctctctccCTCACAATGTTGCTCTTAAACTCTTCAGGCATCCAAATTTCACTTTCATCTTCAAAATCACCCTCAAGGACCACAATTTCCACCTTAGCTAAGGATTCAGGTCCTGAACTAACAACTTTCCCTGTTGACACATCAACTAATACTACTCTTAAGTTGGAGCCATCCTCTCCTTCAATCCGAGCTCCAGTAAACACTGGAAGAGAAATATTGTTTTCAAACTGCAGCTGCAAGCTTCTCAATTCAGAAGTATGCATCTCCTTTCCACCAGtcctaaaaagaaacaaaaagacgGATGAGAAACAGCTAGCATTAAGCTAGACAACTTTGCTTCATAAGCAGCCAACAGTTCCAAGAACTGAAATATAAATTGTAAACAGAAGACTATTTCTTACTGTTTCAGGCTGGTTAAATGCTTCCTTAAGGCCAATTCTACTTCCTCCTTAACCTGAAAAGATGTAACATATATGATTTGCATCTGACATCAACTATCAGCAAGACAGGAAAATACATATCTGCAGCACTACTTAACTCCATACCCATACCCATACCGAACATAATAAATTAACAACGCATCCCCTCATTGGTTCCTTTATCACATTATCAGAAGATTACAAGAGGCAAAACTAACCTAAAATCTCAAGTATTATTCATGTACTCAGCATGTGTGCCTTCCATAAATTAGAAATTAAGAACAGAGTTTGTATTTCTATTTGGCAAAATACTTCTCTTGGTCAAATTGATGCAGTAGTTGTCTTAGTTGGAGCCCAACAAACATGGTGAGTGTCTTAGGGGACCAATAATGAGCTAACTGAACCAAGAAGACCTTCAAGTTTTATGtttctctttgtttttccttatttttcagtGTAACTATAGACAAATTGCATGAGGTAGTAGACTAGC is a window from the Arachis hypogaea cultivar Tifrunner chromosome 1, arahy.Tifrunner.gnm2.J5K5, whole genome shotgun sequence genome containing:
- the LOC112695800 gene encoding calmodulin-binding protein 60 A, whose translation is MSLKRRPEDAKHKSDTSTPDDKRPRHPPFANVVCELMRIQSVKHLLEPILEPLIRRVVKEEVELALRKHLTSLKQTGGKEMHTSELRSLQLQFENNISLPVFTGARIEGEDGSNLRVVLVDVSTGKVVSSGPESLAKVEIVVLEGDFEDESEIWMPEEFKSNIVREREGKKPLLTGDVAVYLKDGTGMVGEISFTDNSSWTRSRRFRLGAKVVDNFDGVRIREAKTESFIVRDHRGELYKKHHPPNLFDEVWRLEKIGKDGAFHKRLSREKIYSVKDFLTLLNLDPAKLRSILGTGMSAKMWEITVEHARTCTIDTTRHVYFPPPSQQKAGVVFNAVGQVTGLLSECEYVPVHKLSETEKADAQELVISAIKQGEKISSYEDEASLLEGSSHLTNVLYSESSPNTEGSSANKLLAPQKTEGPTYTPASASSPDIMSSIYSVGGTSALDDFCLPNFDSMGLRYDPTSLGFPVHQVASTLICDPDPMAHAFGDEDHLRFFDTDQDLQSAVDSFMLTRSSVAIGKAQRRWRKVTNVLKWFMVRKRKSDTNQQRQLRRT